One window of the Takifugu rubripes chromosome 13, fTakRub1.2, whole genome shotgun sequence genome contains the following:
- the LOC101079002 gene encoding fibulin-7-like isoform X1: MLPSAALFTMMLSCFCLHHPVGGQDCASRQEIQVSLKQVQKLLSAHETSYLQTLRNLNKKINLMQSSATKLPDRATNSTCPKLEAPANGKKLGRSQSVGHEVHFLCHAGYELVGSESRVCQESLTWSGQQTSCRDINECASSPCLNGGTCVDEVSQFSCVCGKGWSGPTCQTPLPTVFITMTNMSDAAAAGSHVRPSRCTITQRATHCTCEPGYTISGRDSSVCTDIDECKLFHNGQAGRLCLHACVNTPGGYRCSCPAGYNLSRDGRGCKDIDECATRQNNCTKDQMCVNTHGGFQCLRVDCPKIPHATYVKTSLIRCERNPCPVDNRACSQAPNSFSYHYLAVVSNLSAPRVMFTVSALRLIGDTLRFSLLGGQQARRHFTVQRSDRVTGELMLVRPVQGPATLEAEVEMTELERRGQLGRYITKVTMFVSQYDF, from the exons ATGCTTCCATCGGCGGCACTTTTTACCATGATGCTCTCCTGCTTCTGTTTGCACCATCCTGTCGGTGGACAG GATTGTGCCAGTAGGCAGGAAATCCAAGTTTCTCTGAAACAGGTCCAGAAACTCCTCTCTGCCCACGAGACCTCATATTTGCAAACTCTTCGCAACCTGAATAAGAAGATCAACCTGATGCAGAGCAGCGCAACAAAGCTGCCCGACAGAGCGACCAACA GCACCTGCCCAAAACTGGAAGCACCCGCGAATGGGAAGAAACTGGGCAGGTCACAGAGCGTTGGCCACGAAGTCCACTTCCTCTGTCATGCTGGCTATGAGCTGGTGGGTTCTGAGAGCAGGGTTTGTCAGGAGAGCCTGACCTGGAGCGGCCAGCAGACGTCTTGCCGAG ATATCAACGAGTGTGCTTCCTCCCCGTGCCTGAACGGAGGGACGTGTGTGGACGAAGTCAGCCAGTTCTCCTGCGTGTGTGGTAAAGGCTGGTCTGGACCCACCTGTCAGACCCCCCTGCCAACAG TCTTCATCACTATGACAAACATGTCAGATGCTGCAGCCGCCGGCTCCCACGTCCGTCCGTCACGTTGCACCATCACTCAGAGGGCCACCCACTGCACCTGTGAGCCCGGATACACCATCTCTGGCCGGGACAGCAGCGTCTGCACCG ATATCGATGAGTGCAAACTCTTCCATAATGGTCAGGCTGGGCGACTGTGTTTACACGCCTGTGTCAACACCCCCGGTGGCTATCGCTGCTCCTGTCCTGCGGGCTACAACCTGAGCCGCGATGGCCGTGGCTGTAAAG ATATTGATGAATGTGCAACCAGACAGAACAACTGCACAAAGGACCAAATGTGTGTCAACACGCACGGTGGTTTCCAGTGTCTCCGTGTGGATTGCCCAAAAATCCCTCATGCTACATATGTGAAGACATCACTCAT TCGCTGTGAACGCAACCCTTGTCCGGTGGACAACAGGGCATGTTCCCAGGCCCCTAACTCCTTCTCCTACCATTACCTGGCCGTCGTGTCCAACCTCTCGGCCCCCCGGGTCATGTTCACGGTCTCGGCGCTGCGTCTGATCGGCGACACGCTCCGTTTCTCTCTGCTCGGGGGACAGCAAGCGCGCCGCCACTTCACAGTGCAGCGTTCAGACCGTGTGACGGGTGAGCTGATGTTGGTCCGTCCTGTGCAGGGACCCGCCACGCTGGAGGCAGAGGTGGAGATGAccgagctggagaggagaggccagCTGGGAAGATACATCACCAAAGTAACCATGTTTGTGTCACAATACGACTTCTAG
- the LOC101079002 gene encoding fibulin-7-like isoform X2, with the protein MLPSAALFTMMLSCFCLHHPVGGQVQKLLSAHETSYLQTLRNLNKKINLMQSSATKLPDRATNSTCPKLEAPANGKKLGRSQSVGHEVHFLCHAGYELVGSESRVCQESLTWSGQQTSCRDINECASSPCLNGGTCVDEVSQFSCVCGKGWSGPTCQTPLPTVFITMTNMSDAAAAGSHVRPSRCTITQRATHCTCEPGYTISGRDSSVCTDIDECKLFHNGQAGRLCLHACVNTPGGYRCSCPAGYNLSRDGRGCKDIDECATRQNNCTKDQMCVNTHGGFQCLRVDCPKIPHATYVKTSLIRCERNPCPVDNRACSQAPNSFSYHYLAVVSNLSAPRVMFTVSALRLIGDTLRFSLLGGQQARRHFTVQRSDRVTGELMLVRPVQGPATLEAEVEMTELERRGQLGRYITKVTMFVSQYDF; encoded by the exons ATGCTTCCATCGGCGGCACTTTTTACCATGATGCTCTCCTGCTTCTGTTTGCACCATCCTGTCGGTGGACAG GTCCAGAAACTCCTCTCTGCCCACGAGACCTCATATTTGCAAACTCTTCGCAACCTGAATAAGAAGATCAACCTGATGCAGAGCAGCGCAACAAAGCTGCCCGACAGAGCGACCAACA GCACCTGCCCAAAACTGGAAGCACCCGCGAATGGGAAGAAACTGGGCAGGTCACAGAGCGTTGGCCACGAAGTCCACTTCCTCTGTCATGCTGGCTATGAGCTGGTGGGTTCTGAGAGCAGGGTTTGTCAGGAGAGCCTGACCTGGAGCGGCCAGCAGACGTCTTGCCGAG ATATCAACGAGTGTGCTTCCTCCCCGTGCCTGAACGGAGGGACGTGTGTGGACGAAGTCAGCCAGTTCTCCTGCGTGTGTGGTAAAGGCTGGTCTGGACCCACCTGTCAGACCCCCCTGCCAACAG TCTTCATCACTATGACAAACATGTCAGATGCTGCAGCCGCCGGCTCCCACGTCCGTCCGTCACGTTGCACCATCACTCAGAGGGCCACCCACTGCACCTGTGAGCCCGGATACACCATCTCTGGCCGGGACAGCAGCGTCTGCACCG ATATCGATGAGTGCAAACTCTTCCATAATGGTCAGGCTGGGCGACTGTGTTTACACGCCTGTGTCAACACCCCCGGTGGCTATCGCTGCTCCTGTCCTGCGGGCTACAACCTGAGCCGCGATGGCCGTGGCTGTAAAG ATATTGATGAATGTGCAACCAGACAGAACAACTGCACAAAGGACCAAATGTGTGTCAACACGCACGGTGGTTTCCAGTGTCTCCGTGTGGATTGCCCAAAAATCCCTCATGCTACATATGTGAAGACATCACTCAT TCGCTGTGAACGCAACCCTTGTCCGGTGGACAACAGGGCATGTTCCCAGGCCCCTAACTCCTTCTCCTACCATTACCTGGCCGTCGTGTCCAACCTCTCGGCCCCCCGGGTCATGTTCACGGTCTCGGCGCTGCGTCTGATCGGCGACACGCTCCGTTTCTCTCTGCTCGGGGGACAGCAAGCGCGCCGCCACTTCACAGTGCAGCGTTCAGACCGTGTGACGGGTGAGCTGATGTTGGTCCGTCCTGTGCAGGGACCCGCCACGCTGGAGGCAGAGGTGGAGATGAccgagctggagaggagaggccagCTGGGAAGATACATCACCAAAGTAACCATGTTTGTGTCACAATACGACTTCTAG